The Primulina huaijiensis isolate GDHJ02 chromosome 12, ASM1229523v2, whole genome shotgun sequence genome has a window encoding:
- the LOC140989523 gene encoding polyadenylation and cleavage factor homolog 4-like isoform X1 has product MDNLSRFQNPMAISNGSFNKIPPNRNDAVGMRPSPQIILDRFREMVREREEELGFFGGLGEEAVSPLSMDEIVRFYEIVLSELTFNSKPTITDLTMIAGEQRAHAKGISEAICSRIIEVPVDQKLPALYLLDSIVKNIGKGYISYFSAHLPEVFCEAYAQVHPNMNPAMRHLFGTWSAVFPVSVLRKIEEQLQFSPSVSGQSPILNSLRASESPRPTHGIHVNPKYLEARRQFGHSTVGSVGAEGASSTGGANRATSGVDAIKKSLPSMAKIIRSSTYRTGHTGSLVPSLDEFSIDNSPRRVAVGPSPSSLGINYGLSEEESSEWKMRNWQGKSNHHLKTSAAYNHNNDVDLRGPRALISAYGIDEREKNMSSKRQRVEQLDANVIDSKGALRTWQNTEEEEFDWEDMTPSNTSAPLLGHGAMNKIAGVLPNVAGPTDLIVHIPPPNLPPQHSQSRLYANGGGSFLENRSHFTSSYKRPPILGDFPISDGISGGSSNVVSKLSSTRDSPASEIRPDDAAALINSTYPVRLSSSHIVTPIFALPPQLQSRGQFGTVNSGTHLSGITSMSHLNMPQIPSQSPGLVPLNLQRHAPVSFLQPNFLPSQEFRPNLLLPSTASVPSQAKVPPPNYGYLQGHGPSIGLASSNLVPGGRPPNSGAVGPLSTLFSSLVAQGVISLTKQDSVGVDFDPDSLKMRHESAITALYGDLPRQCTTCGLRFKSQEEHSKHMDWHVSRNRTLKTRKTKPSPKWFVSVSMWLHGAEALGTEAVPGFLPAENTVEKEENKELAVPADEDQNACALCGERFDDFYSDEMEQWMYKGAVYMYSPAGSTVGMDRSQLGPIVHAKCKSDSNGIPPEDFTSVEGELAEEGGPKKKLRS; this is encoded by the exons ATGGACAATCTTTCAAGATTTCAGAATCCTATGGCTATcagcaacggaagttttaacaAGATACCACCAAATCGAAATGATGCCGTTGGCATGAGACCCTCTCCGCAGATAATTCTGGATCGATTTAGGGAAATGGTGAGGGAGAGGGAGGAAGAACTTGGGTTTTTTGGTGGTCTTGGCGAAGAAGCAGTTTCACCTTTAAGTATGGATGAAATTGTACGGTTTTATGAGATCGTTCTATCAGAGCTTACATTTAATTCCAAGCCCACAATCACTGATCTCACAATGATTGCGGGTGAGCAGAGGGCGCATGCAAAGGGGATTTCTGAAGCTATTTGTTCCCGGATTATCGAG GTTCCTGTCGATCAAAAGCTGCCTGCCTTGTACCTTTTGGATAGTATTGTGAAGAACATAGGTAAAGGATATATTTCATACTTCTCTGCCCACTTGCCTGAG GTTTTTTGTGAGGCCTATGCTCAAGTCCACCCCAATATGAACCCTGCAATGCGCCACCTTTTTGGTACATGGTCAGCTGTGTTCCCTGTGTCAGTACTTCGCAAGATTGAGGAACAGTTACAGTTTTCCCCTTCTGTAAGTGGTCAATCTCCTATATTGAATTCTTTGAGAGCTTCTGAATCTCCTCGACCTACACATGGAATACATGTGAACCCTAAATATTTGGAAGCACGGCGGCAGTTTGGTCATTCAACTGTAGGCTCC GTTGGAGCTGAAGGTGCAAGCTCAACTGGTGGTGCAAACCGTGCAACTTCCGGTGTTGATGCGATAAAGAAGTCTCTGCCATCAATGGCCAAGATCATACGGTCCTCTACTTATAGAACTGGGCATACCGGGTCATTAGTGCCTTCACTTGATGAATTTAGCATCGATAATTCTCCAAGGAGAGTTGCTGTTGGGCCCTCACCATCTAGTTTGGGGATTAATTATGGCCTCAGTGAGGAGGAAAGCAGTGAATGGAAAATGAGAAATTGGCAGGGAAAATCCAATCATCATCTTAAAACTTCTGCTGCGTATAACCATAATAATGATGTTGATCTTCGAGGTCCTAGAGCTTTGATTAGTGCCTATGGAATTGATGAAAGGGAGAAAAATATGAGCTCCAAACGTCAAAGAGTAGAGCAGTTGGACGCCAATGTTATTGATTCGAAGGGAGCTCTTAGGACGTGGCAAAACACCGaagaagaagaatttgattGGGAAGATATGACCCCGTCAAACACTAGTGCTCCTTTG CTTGGTCATGGAGCAATGAACAAGATTGCTGGAGTCCTGCCAAATGTTGCTGGCCCTACTGATTTGATAGTCCATATCCCCCCTCCTAATTTACCACCACAGCATTCTCAGAGTCGTCTATATGCCAACGGAGGTGgttcatttttagaaaatagaaGCCATTTTACTTCTAGTTATAAAAGGCCCCCGATATTAGGTGATTTCCCAATATCAGATGGGATTTCTGGTGGGTCCTCAAATGTTGTATCCAAGCTTAGTTCTACTCGTGACTCTCCAGCTTCTGAGATTCGACCTGATGATGCTGCGgctttaattaattcaacatatCCTGTGAGGTTGTCGAGTTCACACATTGTAACCCCAATTTTTGCTCTTCCCCCACAATTGCAAAGCAGGGGTCAGTTTGGCACAGTTAATTCTGGGACACATTTGAGTGGCATTACAAGCATGTCACATTTGAACATGCCTCAAATTCCCAGTCAGAGTCCTGGATTAGTTCCTTTAAATCTCCAACGTCATGCGCCAGTTTCTTTTCTACAACCTAATTTTTTACCATCTCAGGAGTTTAGACCAAATTTGCTCCTGCCTTCTACTGCCTCAGTCCCATCACAGGCGAAAGTACCACCTCCAAACTATGGATACTTACAAGGTCATGGTCCTTCTATTGGTTTGGCCTCTTCTAATCTAGTTCCCGGTGGGCGTCCACCTAACTCTGGAGCCGTGGGGCCGCTTTCGACGTTATTTAGTTCTTTAGTGGCTCAAGGTGTGATATCATTGACAAAGCAG GATTCTGTTGGAGTGGATTTTGATCCAGACAGTCTCAAGATGCGGCATGAATCTGCGATAACTGCTTTATATGGTGATCTGCCCAGGCAATGCACCACATGTGGTCTTCGATTCAAGAGCCAAGAAGAGCACAGCAAGCATATGGATTGGCATGTTAGCAGGAATAGGACATTAAAAACCCGTAAAACAAAGCCTTCTCCCAAGTGGTTTGTAAGTGTAAGTATGTGGCTTCATGGTGCGGAGGCATTGGGGACAGAAGCAGTTCCAGGTTTTTTGCCTGCTGAGAACACCGTTGAAAAGGAGGAGAACAAAGAACTGGCTGTTCCTGCTGATGAGGACCAGAATGCTTGTGCATTATGTGGAGAgcgttttgatgatttttacaGTGATGAGATGGAACAATGGATGTATAAGGGGGCTGTGTACATGTATTCACCGGCTGGGTCAACAGTAGGAATGGACAGATCGCAGTTAGGTCCCATAGTGCATGCTAAATGCAAGTCTGACTCTAATGGGATTCCACCTGAAGATTTTACAAGCGTTGAAGGG GAATTGGCTGAAGAAGGTGGTCCAAAGAAAAAACTGAGGAGCTAG
- the LOC140989523 gene encoding polyadenylation and cleavage factor homolog 4-like isoform X2, which yields MDNLSRFQNPMAISNGSFNKIPPNRNDAVGMRPSPQIILDRFREMVREREEELGFFGGLGEEAVSPLSMDEIVRFYEIVLSELTFNSKPTITDLTMIAGEQRAHAKGISEAICSRIIEVPVDQKLPALYLLDSIVKNIGKGYISYFSAHLPEVFCEAYAQVHPNMNPAMRHLFGTWSAVFPVSVLRKIEEQLQFSPSVSGQSPILNSLRASESPRPTHGIHVNPKYLEARRQFGHSTVGAEGASSTGGANRATSGVDAIKKSLPSMAKIIRSSTYRTGHTGSLVPSLDEFSIDNSPRRVAVGPSPSSLGINYGLSEEESSEWKMRNWQGKSNHHLKTSAAYNHNNDVDLRGPRALISAYGIDEREKNMSSKRQRVEQLDANVIDSKGALRTWQNTEEEEFDWEDMTPSNTSAPLLGHGAMNKIAGVLPNVAGPTDLIVHIPPPNLPPQHSQSRLYANGGGSFLENRSHFTSSYKRPPILGDFPISDGISGGSSNVVSKLSSTRDSPASEIRPDDAAALINSTYPVRLSSSHIVTPIFALPPQLQSRGQFGTVNSGTHLSGITSMSHLNMPQIPSQSPGLVPLNLQRHAPVSFLQPNFLPSQEFRPNLLLPSTASVPSQAKVPPPNYGYLQGHGPSIGLASSNLVPGGRPPNSGAVGPLSTLFSSLVAQGVISLTKQDSVGVDFDPDSLKMRHESAITALYGDLPRQCTTCGLRFKSQEEHSKHMDWHVSRNRTLKTRKTKPSPKWFVSVSMWLHGAEALGTEAVPGFLPAENTVEKEENKELAVPADEDQNACALCGERFDDFYSDEMEQWMYKGAVYMYSPAGSTVGMDRSQLGPIVHAKCKSDSNGIPPEDFTSVEGELAEEGGPKKKLRS from the exons ATGGACAATCTTTCAAGATTTCAGAATCCTATGGCTATcagcaacggaagttttaacaAGATACCACCAAATCGAAATGATGCCGTTGGCATGAGACCCTCTCCGCAGATAATTCTGGATCGATTTAGGGAAATGGTGAGGGAGAGGGAGGAAGAACTTGGGTTTTTTGGTGGTCTTGGCGAAGAAGCAGTTTCACCTTTAAGTATGGATGAAATTGTACGGTTTTATGAGATCGTTCTATCAGAGCTTACATTTAATTCCAAGCCCACAATCACTGATCTCACAATGATTGCGGGTGAGCAGAGGGCGCATGCAAAGGGGATTTCTGAAGCTATTTGTTCCCGGATTATCGAG GTTCCTGTCGATCAAAAGCTGCCTGCCTTGTACCTTTTGGATAGTATTGTGAAGAACATAGGTAAAGGATATATTTCATACTTCTCTGCCCACTTGCCTGAG GTTTTTTGTGAGGCCTATGCTCAAGTCCACCCCAATATGAACCCTGCAATGCGCCACCTTTTTGGTACATGGTCAGCTGTGTTCCCTGTGTCAGTACTTCGCAAGATTGAGGAACAGTTACAGTTTTCCCCTTCTGTAAGTGGTCAATCTCCTATATTGAATTCTTTGAGAGCTTCTGAATCTCCTCGACCTACACATGGAATACATGTGAACCCTAAATATTTGGAAGCACGGCGGCAGTTTGGTCATTCAACT GTTGGAGCTGAAGGTGCAAGCTCAACTGGTGGTGCAAACCGTGCAACTTCCGGTGTTGATGCGATAAAGAAGTCTCTGCCATCAATGGCCAAGATCATACGGTCCTCTACTTATAGAACTGGGCATACCGGGTCATTAGTGCCTTCACTTGATGAATTTAGCATCGATAATTCTCCAAGGAGAGTTGCTGTTGGGCCCTCACCATCTAGTTTGGGGATTAATTATGGCCTCAGTGAGGAGGAAAGCAGTGAATGGAAAATGAGAAATTGGCAGGGAAAATCCAATCATCATCTTAAAACTTCTGCTGCGTATAACCATAATAATGATGTTGATCTTCGAGGTCCTAGAGCTTTGATTAGTGCCTATGGAATTGATGAAAGGGAGAAAAATATGAGCTCCAAACGTCAAAGAGTAGAGCAGTTGGACGCCAATGTTATTGATTCGAAGGGAGCTCTTAGGACGTGGCAAAACACCGaagaagaagaatttgattGGGAAGATATGACCCCGTCAAACACTAGTGCTCCTTTG CTTGGTCATGGAGCAATGAACAAGATTGCTGGAGTCCTGCCAAATGTTGCTGGCCCTACTGATTTGATAGTCCATATCCCCCCTCCTAATTTACCACCACAGCATTCTCAGAGTCGTCTATATGCCAACGGAGGTGgttcatttttagaaaatagaaGCCATTTTACTTCTAGTTATAAAAGGCCCCCGATATTAGGTGATTTCCCAATATCAGATGGGATTTCTGGTGGGTCCTCAAATGTTGTATCCAAGCTTAGTTCTACTCGTGACTCTCCAGCTTCTGAGATTCGACCTGATGATGCTGCGgctttaattaattcaacatatCCTGTGAGGTTGTCGAGTTCACACATTGTAACCCCAATTTTTGCTCTTCCCCCACAATTGCAAAGCAGGGGTCAGTTTGGCACAGTTAATTCTGGGACACATTTGAGTGGCATTACAAGCATGTCACATTTGAACATGCCTCAAATTCCCAGTCAGAGTCCTGGATTAGTTCCTTTAAATCTCCAACGTCATGCGCCAGTTTCTTTTCTACAACCTAATTTTTTACCATCTCAGGAGTTTAGACCAAATTTGCTCCTGCCTTCTACTGCCTCAGTCCCATCACAGGCGAAAGTACCACCTCCAAACTATGGATACTTACAAGGTCATGGTCCTTCTATTGGTTTGGCCTCTTCTAATCTAGTTCCCGGTGGGCGTCCACCTAACTCTGGAGCCGTGGGGCCGCTTTCGACGTTATTTAGTTCTTTAGTGGCTCAAGGTGTGATATCATTGACAAAGCAG GATTCTGTTGGAGTGGATTTTGATCCAGACAGTCTCAAGATGCGGCATGAATCTGCGATAACTGCTTTATATGGTGATCTGCCCAGGCAATGCACCACATGTGGTCTTCGATTCAAGAGCCAAGAAGAGCACAGCAAGCATATGGATTGGCATGTTAGCAGGAATAGGACATTAAAAACCCGTAAAACAAAGCCTTCTCCCAAGTGGTTTGTAAGTGTAAGTATGTGGCTTCATGGTGCGGAGGCATTGGGGACAGAAGCAGTTCCAGGTTTTTTGCCTGCTGAGAACACCGTTGAAAAGGAGGAGAACAAAGAACTGGCTGTTCCTGCTGATGAGGACCAGAATGCTTGTGCATTATGTGGAGAgcgttttgatgatttttacaGTGATGAGATGGAACAATGGATGTATAAGGGGGCTGTGTACATGTATTCACCGGCTGGGTCAACAGTAGGAATGGACAGATCGCAGTTAGGTCCCATAGTGCATGCTAAATGCAAGTCTGACTCTAATGGGATTCCACCTGAAGATTTTACAAGCGTTGAAGGG GAATTGGCTGAAGAAGGTGGTCCAAAGAAAAAACTGAGGAGCTAG
- the LOC140989523 gene encoding polyadenylation and cleavage factor homolog 4-like isoform X4 has product MWLKDFRFSDIYLFQVPVDQKLPALYLLDSIVKNIGKGYISYFSAHLPEVFCEAYAQVHPNMNPAMRHLFGTWSAVFPVSVLRKIEEQLQFSPSVSGQSPILNSLRASESPRPTHGIHVNPKYLEARRQFGHSTVGSVGAEGASSTGGANRATSGVDAIKKSLPSMAKIIRSSTYRTGHTGSLVPSLDEFSIDNSPRRVAVGPSPSSLGINYGLSEEESSEWKMRNWQGKSNHHLKTSAAYNHNNDVDLRGPRALISAYGIDEREKNMSSKRQRVEQLDANVIDSKGALRTWQNTEEEEFDWEDMTPSNTSAPLLGHGAMNKIAGVLPNVAGPTDLIVHIPPPNLPPQHSQSRLYANGGGSFLENRSHFTSSYKRPPILGDFPISDGISGGSSNVVSKLSSTRDSPASEIRPDDAAALINSTYPVRLSSSHIVTPIFALPPQLQSRGQFGTVNSGTHLSGITSMSHLNMPQIPSQSPGLVPLNLQRHAPVSFLQPNFLPSQEFRPNLLLPSTASVPSQAKVPPPNYGYLQGHGPSIGLASSNLVPGGRPPNSGAVGPLSTLFSSLVAQGVISLTKQDSVGVDFDPDSLKMRHESAITALYGDLPRQCTTCGLRFKSQEEHSKHMDWHVSRNRTLKTRKTKPSPKWFVSVSMWLHGAEALGTEAVPGFLPAENTVEKEENKELAVPADEDQNACALCGERFDDFYSDEMEQWMYKGAVYMYSPAGSTVGMDRSQLGPIVHAKCKSDSNGIPPEDFTSVEGELAEEGGPKKKLRS; this is encoded by the exons ATGTGGCTTAAAGACTTCCGATTCTCTGATATTTATCTCTTCCAGGTTCCTGTCGATCAAAAGCTGCCTGCCTTGTACCTTTTGGATAGTATTGTGAAGAACATAGGTAAAGGATATATTTCATACTTCTCTGCCCACTTGCCTGAG GTTTTTTGTGAGGCCTATGCTCAAGTCCACCCCAATATGAACCCTGCAATGCGCCACCTTTTTGGTACATGGTCAGCTGTGTTCCCTGTGTCAGTACTTCGCAAGATTGAGGAACAGTTACAGTTTTCCCCTTCTGTAAGTGGTCAATCTCCTATATTGAATTCTTTGAGAGCTTCTGAATCTCCTCGACCTACACATGGAATACATGTGAACCCTAAATATTTGGAAGCACGGCGGCAGTTTGGTCATTCAACTGTAGGCTCC GTTGGAGCTGAAGGTGCAAGCTCAACTGGTGGTGCAAACCGTGCAACTTCCGGTGTTGATGCGATAAAGAAGTCTCTGCCATCAATGGCCAAGATCATACGGTCCTCTACTTATAGAACTGGGCATACCGGGTCATTAGTGCCTTCACTTGATGAATTTAGCATCGATAATTCTCCAAGGAGAGTTGCTGTTGGGCCCTCACCATCTAGTTTGGGGATTAATTATGGCCTCAGTGAGGAGGAAAGCAGTGAATGGAAAATGAGAAATTGGCAGGGAAAATCCAATCATCATCTTAAAACTTCTGCTGCGTATAACCATAATAATGATGTTGATCTTCGAGGTCCTAGAGCTTTGATTAGTGCCTATGGAATTGATGAAAGGGAGAAAAATATGAGCTCCAAACGTCAAAGAGTAGAGCAGTTGGACGCCAATGTTATTGATTCGAAGGGAGCTCTTAGGACGTGGCAAAACACCGaagaagaagaatttgattGGGAAGATATGACCCCGTCAAACACTAGTGCTCCTTTG CTTGGTCATGGAGCAATGAACAAGATTGCTGGAGTCCTGCCAAATGTTGCTGGCCCTACTGATTTGATAGTCCATATCCCCCCTCCTAATTTACCACCACAGCATTCTCAGAGTCGTCTATATGCCAACGGAGGTGgttcatttttagaaaatagaaGCCATTTTACTTCTAGTTATAAAAGGCCCCCGATATTAGGTGATTTCCCAATATCAGATGGGATTTCTGGTGGGTCCTCAAATGTTGTATCCAAGCTTAGTTCTACTCGTGACTCTCCAGCTTCTGAGATTCGACCTGATGATGCTGCGgctttaattaattcaacatatCCTGTGAGGTTGTCGAGTTCACACATTGTAACCCCAATTTTTGCTCTTCCCCCACAATTGCAAAGCAGGGGTCAGTTTGGCACAGTTAATTCTGGGACACATTTGAGTGGCATTACAAGCATGTCACATTTGAACATGCCTCAAATTCCCAGTCAGAGTCCTGGATTAGTTCCTTTAAATCTCCAACGTCATGCGCCAGTTTCTTTTCTACAACCTAATTTTTTACCATCTCAGGAGTTTAGACCAAATTTGCTCCTGCCTTCTACTGCCTCAGTCCCATCACAGGCGAAAGTACCACCTCCAAACTATGGATACTTACAAGGTCATGGTCCTTCTATTGGTTTGGCCTCTTCTAATCTAGTTCCCGGTGGGCGTCCACCTAACTCTGGAGCCGTGGGGCCGCTTTCGACGTTATTTAGTTCTTTAGTGGCTCAAGGTGTGATATCATTGACAAAGCAG GATTCTGTTGGAGTGGATTTTGATCCAGACAGTCTCAAGATGCGGCATGAATCTGCGATAACTGCTTTATATGGTGATCTGCCCAGGCAATGCACCACATGTGGTCTTCGATTCAAGAGCCAAGAAGAGCACAGCAAGCATATGGATTGGCATGTTAGCAGGAATAGGACATTAAAAACCCGTAAAACAAAGCCTTCTCCCAAGTGGTTTGTAAGTGTAAGTATGTGGCTTCATGGTGCGGAGGCATTGGGGACAGAAGCAGTTCCAGGTTTTTTGCCTGCTGAGAACACCGTTGAAAAGGAGGAGAACAAAGAACTGGCTGTTCCTGCTGATGAGGACCAGAATGCTTGTGCATTATGTGGAGAgcgttttgatgatttttacaGTGATGAGATGGAACAATGGATGTATAAGGGGGCTGTGTACATGTATTCACCGGCTGGGTCAACAGTAGGAATGGACAGATCGCAGTTAGGTCCCATAGTGCATGCTAAATGCAAGTCTGACTCTAATGGGATTCCACCTGAAGATTTTACAAGCGTTGAAGGG GAATTGGCTGAAGAAGGTGGTCCAAAGAAAAAACTGAGGAGCTAG
- the LOC140989523 gene encoding polyadenylation and cleavage factor homolog 4-like isoform X3 has translation MDNLSRFQNPMAISNGSFNKIPPNRNDAVGMRPSPQIILDRFREMVREREEELGFFGGLGEEAVSPLSMDEIVRFYEIVLSELTFNSKPTITDLTMIAGEQRAHAKGISEAICSRIIEVPVDQKLPALYLLDSIVKNIGKGYISYFSAHLPEVFCEAYAQVHPNMNPAMRHLFGTWSAVFPVSVLRKIEEQLQFSPSVGAEGASSTGGANRATSGVDAIKKSLPSMAKIIRSSTYRTGHTGSLVPSLDEFSIDNSPRRVAVGPSPSSLGINYGLSEEESSEWKMRNWQGKSNHHLKTSAAYNHNNDVDLRGPRALISAYGIDEREKNMSSKRQRVEQLDANVIDSKGALRTWQNTEEEEFDWEDMTPSNTSAPLLGHGAMNKIAGVLPNVAGPTDLIVHIPPPNLPPQHSQSRLYANGGGSFLENRSHFTSSYKRPPILGDFPISDGISGGSSNVVSKLSSTRDSPASEIRPDDAAALINSTYPVRLSSSHIVTPIFALPPQLQSRGQFGTVNSGTHLSGITSMSHLNMPQIPSQSPGLVPLNLQRHAPVSFLQPNFLPSQEFRPNLLLPSTASVPSQAKVPPPNYGYLQGHGPSIGLASSNLVPGGRPPNSGAVGPLSTLFSSLVAQGVISLTKQDSVGVDFDPDSLKMRHESAITALYGDLPRQCTTCGLRFKSQEEHSKHMDWHVSRNRTLKTRKTKPSPKWFVSVSMWLHGAEALGTEAVPGFLPAENTVEKEENKELAVPADEDQNACALCGERFDDFYSDEMEQWMYKGAVYMYSPAGSTVGMDRSQLGPIVHAKCKSDSNGIPPEDFTSVEGELAEEGGPKKKLRS, from the exons ATGGACAATCTTTCAAGATTTCAGAATCCTATGGCTATcagcaacggaagttttaacaAGATACCACCAAATCGAAATGATGCCGTTGGCATGAGACCCTCTCCGCAGATAATTCTGGATCGATTTAGGGAAATGGTGAGGGAGAGGGAGGAAGAACTTGGGTTTTTTGGTGGTCTTGGCGAAGAAGCAGTTTCACCTTTAAGTATGGATGAAATTGTACGGTTTTATGAGATCGTTCTATCAGAGCTTACATTTAATTCCAAGCCCACAATCACTGATCTCACAATGATTGCGGGTGAGCAGAGGGCGCATGCAAAGGGGATTTCTGAAGCTATTTGTTCCCGGATTATCGAG GTTCCTGTCGATCAAAAGCTGCCTGCCTTGTACCTTTTGGATAGTATTGTGAAGAACATAGGTAAAGGATATATTTCATACTTCTCTGCCCACTTGCCTGAG GTTTTTTGTGAGGCCTATGCTCAAGTCCACCCCAATATGAACCCTGCAATGCGCCACCTTTTTGGTACATGGTCAGCTGTGTTCCCTGTGTCAGTACTTCGCAAGATTGAGGAACAGTTACAGTTTTCCCCTTCT GTTGGAGCTGAAGGTGCAAGCTCAACTGGTGGTGCAAACCGTGCAACTTCCGGTGTTGATGCGATAAAGAAGTCTCTGCCATCAATGGCCAAGATCATACGGTCCTCTACTTATAGAACTGGGCATACCGGGTCATTAGTGCCTTCACTTGATGAATTTAGCATCGATAATTCTCCAAGGAGAGTTGCTGTTGGGCCCTCACCATCTAGTTTGGGGATTAATTATGGCCTCAGTGAGGAGGAAAGCAGTGAATGGAAAATGAGAAATTGGCAGGGAAAATCCAATCATCATCTTAAAACTTCTGCTGCGTATAACCATAATAATGATGTTGATCTTCGAGGTCCTAGAGCTTTGATTAGTGCCTATGGAATTGATGAAAGGGAGAAAAATATGAGCTCCAAACGTCAAAGAGTAGAGCAGTTGGACGCCAATGTTATTGATTCGAAGGGAGCTCTTAGGACGTGGCAAAACACCGaagaagaagaatttgattGGGAAGATATGACCCCGTCAAACACTAGTGCTCCTTTG CTTGGTCATGGAGCAATGAACAAGATTGCTGGAGTCCTGCCAAATGTTGCTGGCCCTACTGATTTGATAGTCCATATCCCCCCTCCTAATTTACCACCACAGCATTCTCAGAGTCGTCTATATGCCAACGGAGGTGgttcatttttagaaaatagaaGCCATTTTACTTCTAGTTATAAAAGGCCCCCGATATTAGGTGATTTCCCAATATCAGATGGGATTTCTGGTGGGTCCTCAAATGTTGTATCCAAGCTTAGTTCTACTCGTGACTCTCCAGCTTCTGAGATTCGACCTGATGATGCTGCGgctttaattaattcaacatatCCTGTGAGGTTGTCGAGTTCACACATTGTAACCCCAATTTTTGCTCTTCCCCCACAATTGCAAAGCAGGGGTCAGTTTGGCACAGTTAATTCTGGGACACATTTGAGTGGCATTACAAGCATGTCACATTTGAACATGCCTCAAATTCCCAGTCAGAGTCCTGGATTAGTTCCTTTAAATCTCCAACGTCATGCGCCAGTTTCTTTTCTACAACCTAATTTTTTACCATCTCAGGAGTTTAGACCAAATTTGCTCCTGCCTTCTACTGCCTCAGTCCCATCACAGGCGAAAGTACCACCTCCAAACTATGGATACTTACAAGGTCATGGTCCTTCTATTGGTTTGGCCTCTTCTAATCTAGTTCCCGGTGGGCGTCCACCTAACTCTGGAGCCGTGGGGCCGCTTTCGACGTTATTTAGTTCTTTAGTGGCTCAAGGTGTGATATCATTGACAAAGCAG GATTCTGTTGGAGTGGATTTTGATCCAGACAGTCTCAAGATGCGGCATGAATCTGCGATAACTGCTTTATATGGTGATCTGCCCAGGCAATGCACCACATGTGGTCTTCGATTCAAGAGCCAAGAAGAGCACAGCAAGCATATGGATTGGCATGTTAGCAGGAATAGGACATTAAAAACCCGTAAAACAAAGCCTTCTCCCAAGTGGTTTGTAAGTGTAAGTATGTGGCTTCATGGTGCGGAGGCATTGGGGACAGAAGCAGTTCCAGGTTTTTTGCCTGCTGAGAACACCGTTGAAAAGGAGGAGAACAAAGAACTGGCTGTTCCTGCTGATGAGGACCAGAATGCTTGTGCATTATGTGGAGAgcgttttgatgatttttacaGTGATGAGATGGAACAATGGATGTATAAGGGGGCTGTGTACATGTATTCACCGGCTGGGTCAACAGTAGGAATGGACAGATCGCAGTTAGGTCCCATAGTGCATGCTAAATGCAAGTCTGACTCTAATGGGATTCCACCTGAAGATTTTACAAGCGTTGAAGGG GAATTGGCTGAAGAAGGTGGTCCAAAGAAAAAACTGAGGAGCTAG